From the genome of Bradyrhizobium elkanii USDA 76, one region includes:
- a CDS encoding efflux RND transporter permease subunit translates to MTFTELFIKRPVLSIVVSLLILLIGLRAAAVLPIRQYPKLSNTVVNITTSYPGASADMIQGFITTPLEQAVASAEGVDYVTSSSVLGASTIQVYIKLNFDPNEALTEVLSKVNSVKSLIPKESNDPVVTKSSGQATAVMYIAFSSEELTASAISDYLSRVVQPVMSTVDGVAAADILGSQSFAMRLWLDAAKMAGHGVSPADVSAAIAANNFQAASGQTKGYFTISDVTTNTDLRSVDDFKRMVVKANDGGFVRMEDIAAVELAAQTTDVSVSMNGEHAVFIGVQASPQGNPLNIVRGVRALFPEMERNLPPALKMKVAYDSTKFIQSSIDEVEKTLIEAVVIVVVVIFLFLASLRSVIIPVVTIPLSLVGVCSMMLALGFSFNLLTLLAMVLAIGLVVDDAIVVVENVHRHLEEGAPPLQAAARGAREIVGPVVSMTITLAAVYAPIGFLGGVTGALFREFAFTLAGAVIVSGVIALTLSPMMCSVCLKSAEKGRFARVVNRVFGATTRWYGRKLDRSLDYRPITGLFALTMLGLVGFLYMHTSKELAPEEDQGIVFALTKAPKYANIDYLNYYGAKLEKAFQKFPETDLSFVLNGTSGSRGGMAGMLLKPWDERKRSSIALKSLVQVELSKIEGINAFAFSLPSLPGGTDGLPVQMVINSTLGFQSVYEQMSNLKDAARKSGLFMVSDSDLEFNQPVVRIKVDRSKANDLGITMQNIGNALATLLGGNYVNHFNLQGRSYQVIPQVPREQRLAPEAIGNYYVKTAKGSMLPLSTVVSVETATDPNALTHYNQLNCATFQAVPMPGVTIGQAVDFLEAQAKKLPAGFSHDFLADARQYVHEGNQLAITFAFALIVIFLALAAQFESLRDPLVIMISVPMAIVGALIPLFLGWATINIYTQVGLLTLVGLISKHGILMVEFANELQLKERLDRRSAIEMAARVRLRPILMTTAAMVTGLIPLLTATGAGAASRFSIGLVLVAGMSIGTLFTLFVLPAVYVAIASDHRADASAGHGKNGTEVELTGAADVQLAK, encoded by the coding sequence ATGACATTTACAGAGCTTTTCATCAAGCGTCCGGTTTTATCTATCGTCGTCAGTCTACTGATCTTGCTGATCGGCCTTCGCGCGGCCGCTGTTCTGCCAATCCGGCAGTATCCCAAACTGTCTAACACGGTCGTCAATATCACGACCTCCTATCCTGGCGCCTCCGCCGACATGATCCAGGGGTTCATCACCACTCCTCTGGAGCAGGCGGTCGCTTCCGCAGAGGGCGTCGACTATGTCACTTCCTCATCTGTGCTCGGTGCGTCGACGATCCAAGTCTACATCAAGCTCAATTTCGATCCCAACGAGGCACTCACCGAGGTGCTGTCTAAGGTCAATTCAGTCAAATCGTTAATCCCGAAAGAATCGAACGATCCGGTCGTCACTAAGTCAAGCGGTCAGGCTACCGCTGTCATGTACATCGCCTTCTCCAGCGAGGAACTGACGGCCAGCGCGATCTCGGACTATCTCTCGCGCGTCGTGCAACCGGTTATGTCGACCGTCGACGGCGTTGCGGCGGCTGACATCCTGGGCAGCCAAAGTTTTGCGATGCGGCTATGGCTCGATGCTGCGAAAATGGCGGGGCACGGCGTGTCGCCGGCAGATGTTTCGGCCGCAATCGCCGCCAACAACTTCCAGGCCGCGTCCGGTCAGACCAAGGGCTATTTCACCATCTCCGACGTCACGACAAACACCGACCTGCGGAGTGTCGATGACTTCAAGCGCATGGTCGTCAAAGCGAATGACGGCGGCTTTGTACGCATGGAGGACATTGCGGCAGTCGAGCTTGCCGCGCAGACCACAGACGTCAGCGTCTCCATGAACGGCGAGCACGCGGTCTTCATCGGTGTCCAGGCGAGCCCGCAGGGCAATCCGCTAAACATAGTGCGAGGTGTTCGGGCGCTGTTTCCAGAAATGGAACGTAACCTGCCGCCGGCACTGAAGATGAAAGTGGCCTACGATTCCACCAAATTCATTCAATCGTCGATCGATGAAGTGGAGAAGACGCTCATTGAGGCCGTCGTGATAGTGGTGGTGGTCATCTTTCTATTCCTGGCCTCGCTGCGGTCGGTAATCATTCCCGTCGTTACCATTCCGTTGTCGCTCGTCGGTGTCTGCAGCATGATGCTGGCGCTGGGATTTTCATTCAATCTCCTTACCCTCCTTGCGATGGTACTCGCGATCGGTCTCGTGGTCGACGACGCGATCGTCGTGGTGGAGAACGTTCATCGCCATCTGGAAGAAGGTGCGCCGCCCCTCCAGGCTGCTGCGAGAGGCGCGCGCGAGATCGTGGGCCCCGTCGTCTCCATGACGATTACGTTGGCCGCCGTATACGCGCCCATCGGTTTTCTCGGGGGCGTCACCGGCGCGCTGTTCCGCGAGTTCGCGTTTACGCTGGCGGGGGCGGTGATCGTGTCGGGCGTGATCGCTTTGACGCTGTCGCCGATGATGTGCTCGGTCTGCCTGAAGAGCGCTGAGAAGGGGCGGTTTGCAAGAGTTGTGAACCGCGTGTTTGGCGCCACGACACGCTGGTACGGACGCAAGCTCGACCGCTCGCTCGACTATCGTCCGATTACCGGGCTGTTCGCCCTGACCATGCTGGGTCTCGTCGGTTTTCTCTATATGCACACTTCCAAGGAACTCGCGCCGGAGGAAGATCAAGGGATTGTATTCGCGCTAACCAAAGCGCCGAAATACGCCAACATCGACTACCTCAACTATTACGGCGCCAAGCTCGAAAAGGCGTTTCAGAAGTTTCCCGAGACCGATTTGAGCTTCGTGCTCAACGGCACTAGCGGCTCGCGGGGAGGGATGGCCGGCATGTTGCTCAAGCCTTGGGATGAGCGCAAGCGGTCATCGATCGCGCTAAAGTCCCTTGTCCAGGTCGAGCTGTCCAAAATCGAAGGTATTAACGCATTTGCGTTTAGCCTGCCGTCGCTTCCGGGAGGCACGGACGGGCTACCAGTGCAGATGGTGATCAATTCGACGCTAGGTTTCCAATCCGTCTATGAGCAGATGTCGAACCTGAAGGATGCCGCGCGCAAAAGCGGTCTGTTCATGGTCAGCGATTCTGACCTCGAGTTCAATCAGCCCGTGGTACGAATCAAGGTCGATCGATCGAAGGCCAACGATCTTGGCATCACCATGCAGAATATTGGTAACGCGCTCGCCACCCTACTTGGCGGAAACTACGTCAATCACTTCAATCTGCAAGGCCGTTCGTACCAAGTGATTCCGCAGGTGCCCCGCGAGCAACGCCTGGCCCCGGAAGCGATCGGAAACTATTATGTGAAGACCGCGAAAGGTTCGATGCTTCCGCTGTCTACCGTAGTCTCGGTGGAGACTGCGACTGATCCGAACGCACTCACGCACTACAACCAGCTCAACTGCGCGACCTTTCAAGCCGTGCCGATGCCCGGCGTTACGATCGGTCAGGCCGTGGACTTCCTGGAAGCGCAGGCAAAGAAACTGCCCGCAGGCTTCAGCCACGACTTCCTTGCCGACGCCCGGCAATATGTGCACGAGGGTAACCAACTGGCCATTACCTTCGCGTTTGCCCTTATCGTCATATTCTTGGCGCTTGCGGCGCAGTTCGAAAGTCTGCGCGATCCCCTCGTTATTATGATCAGCGTGCCGATGGCAATCGTCGGCGCCCTGATACCGCTATTTTTGGGCTGGGCGACGATCAACATCTACACCCAGGTCGGACTGCTAACGCTGGTCGGGTTGATTTCCAAGCATGGCATCTTGATGGTTGAGTTCGCCAATGAACTGCAGCTCAAGGAGCGACTTGACCGTCGCTCGGCTATAGAGATGGCGGCGCGCGTCCGGTTGCGTCCAATCTTGATGACGACGGCGGCGATGGTCACGGGCCTCATACCCTTGTTGACCGCAACGGGAGCTGGCGCCGCGAGTCGCTTTTCGATCGGGCTGGTGCTCGTCGCTGGCATGTCTATCGGCACGCTCTTCACTCTCTTCGTGCTGCCGGCGGTCTATGTCGCAATCGCGTCCGATCACCGAGCCGACGCGAGCGCCGGTCACGGGAAGAACGGCACAGAGGTTGAACTCACCGGCGCTGCTGATGTCCAGCTGGCCAAATAG
- a CDS encoding sulfite exporter TauE/SafE family protein, translating into MPEFDGAMLFLAATTCFAAFVNGAIGYGFSSLTVPLALVFYPNRILNPAIVIIEVFVNVYVLFINLKGVPAVWRRVFPILLGLLPGIALGGYALASLQPGWIKFATYTIILPLILLQAAGWRRPIEASWLIGLPFGSMLGILYSVTTISGPPLAMLFNNQGLVKNEFRAGLALVRVVESSATAFVYYKLGLFISESGSLLYAFIPSVLLGIPLGSYVIRRLDPEMFRRICMSFDAWIVGFGLSRVLIELDLVQNGWAYSVMTATILIDFCLLYSFVTTHSPTWSERQSRRSADISA; encoded by the coding sequence ATGCCTGAGTTTGATGGTGCTATGCTATTTTTGGCCGCAACAACTTGTTTTGCGGCCTTTGTAAATGGAGCCATTGGCTACGGTTTTTCGTCGCTCACTGTACCCCTTGCGCTGGTTTTCTACCCCAATCGCATTCTCAACCCGGCCATTGTTATCATCGAAGTCTTCGTCAACGTTTACGTTCTCTTCATCAATCTGAAGGGTGTGCCGGCGGTTTGGAGACGAGTGTTTCCCATCTTGCTTGGGCTCTTGCCAGGCATTGCGCTCGGGGGCTATGCGTTGGCCTCACTGCAGCCGGGCTGGATCAAATTCGCCACGTACACGATCATTTTGCCCCTGATCTTGTTGCAAGCCGCGGGCTGGCGCCGCCCTATCGAAGCGAGCTGGCTGATCGGTCTGCCATTCGGGTCGATGCTGGGCATCCTCTATTCGGTGACGACTATCTCTGGCCCGCCTTTGGCCATGCTGTTTAACAACCAGGGCCTCGTCAAAAACGAATTTCGCGCCGGTCTTGCCCTGGTTCGCGTAGTGGAATCGAGCGCGACTGCCTTTGTCTACTACAAGCTCGGCCTTTTCATTTCCGAAAGCGGCAGCCTGCTTTATGCCTTTATACCCAGTGTTTTGCTCGGCATCCCGCTGGGATCCTACGTCATTCGGCGGCTTGATCCGGAGATGTTTCGACGCATTTGCATGAGCTTTGATGCTTGGATCGTGGGATTCGGTCTGTCACGGGTGTTGATCGAGCTCGATCTCGTGCAGAACGGCTGGGCTTACAGCGTGATGACGGCGACAATACTGATCGATTTTTGCTTGCTATACTCATTCGTTACCACGCACAGTCCGACCTGGTCAGAACGACAGTCGCGGCGCTCCGCGGATATAAGCGCTTGA
- a CDS encoding MFS transporter: protein MPSANWAAGKLGTRLAFFVAGFGLAAWAPLVPLAKERLAVDDRMLGLLLLCLGMGSVLAMLLTSVSNARYGSKPIIFVGGLGLALILPWLAIAGTPLALGATLFAFGVSLGAIDVAMNIYAIELERATGRPLMSGFHAHYSIGEFTGSAAVTLFLSLQLGPLFSTLVCSMFMMIAIGSAWPRLTATSVRQQGPVFVLPHRSVVLIAALAAITFLVEGAMLDWSALLLVGQDLLAEAHGGLGCMLFAIAMTAGRLGGDAVVERIGDRATLMLGTLPIMIGFLAVVAAPVAVIAMAGFLLIGLGISNVVPVLCRRAGKQKVMPVGVAIAVITTAGYAGILMGPASIGLVAHMTGLPFAFGMLGALMCIVTLSARMVMAEPR, encoded by the coding sequence ATACCATCTGCCAATTGGGCAGCCGGAAAGCTTGGGACGCGGCTTGCGTTTTTTGTTGCCGGATTTGGCCTCGCGGCGTGGGCGCCTTTGGTGCCGCTCGCCAAGGAGCGGCTCGCGGTAGATGACCGCATGCTCGGTCTTCTGCTGCTCTGTCTCGGAATGGGATCCGTTCTCGCTATGCTTTTGACCAGCGTGTCGAATGCGCGGTACGGCAGCAAGCCCATTATCTTCGTCGGTGGACTCGGCCTCGCGCTTATCCTGCCGTGGCTTGCTATCGCCGGAACACCTCTTGCGCTCGGTGCCACGCTGTTTGCGTTCGGCGTTTCACTGGGGGCGATCGATGTAGCCATGAACATCTATGCGATTGAACTGGAGCGCGCCACCGGCCGTCCATTGATGTCCGGCTTCCATGCCCATTACAGCATCGGCGAATTCACCGGCTCTGCCGCCGTGACTTTGTTCCTTTCGCTTCAGCTTGGTCCGCTTTTTTCGACGTTAGTCTGTTCGATGTTTATGATGATCGCGATTGGGTCGGCCTGGCCGCGGTTGACCGCGACGAGTGTAAGGCAGCAGGGGCCAGTGTTTGTCTTGCCCCATCGCAGCGTGGTGCTAATAGCTGCGCTCGCGGCTATTACGTTTCTTGTCGAAGGTGCAATGCTTGATTGGAGCGCTTTGCTTCTCGTTGGGCAAGATCTTCTCGCTGAGGCGCATGGAGGTCTTGGCTGTATGCTCTTCGCCATCGCGATGACTGCGGGACGTCTCGGCGGAGATGCCGTAGTGGAGCGAATCGGCGACCGTGCCACATTGATGCTCGGAACTCTACCAATCATGATAGGCTTCCTGGCTGTGGTCGCCGCGCCGGTTGCGGTGATTGCCATGGCGGGGTTCCTGCTTATTGGATTGGGTATTTCAAATGTTGTACCTGTGCTGTGTCGCCGCGCCGGCAAACAGAAGGTGATGCCGGTGGGCGTTGCAATCGCGGTCATCACGACAGCTGGCTACGCCGGTATACTGATGGGTCCCGCCAGCATCGGGCTCGTCGCACACATGACCGGCTTGCCTTTTGCGTTCGGCATGTTAGGCGCGCTCATGTGCATCGTCACGCTGTCGGCGCGGATGGTTATGGCCGAACCTCGCTAG